From one Myxococcus xanthus genomic stretch:
- a CDS encoding outer membrane beta-barrel protein, producing MTGKLSRALAVVSLLASTSASAQEEAQALESSARDERRGLELTVGVGFQVGAGYVYREGAGLDRQVRDLKLSDAANGGIAFLLEAGYRVNSRWYVGAFGQYSHVLTKTNPYTCPEGYDCSTSQIRFGPHVQYHFAPDASFDPFVGLGVGMVLLNNKVSGPITQPAPGTVEIDSQSRGPEFVNLTLGGKWRLSDSLSFGPYLTGTYARYTTRSGTSTVNIPAVNLTQETPLEQVGDGPYGLLMLGVRGTWNL from the coding sequence ATGACGGGAAAGCTGTCTAGGGCCCTGGCTGTGGTGTCACTGCTGGCCTCCACGAGCGCGAGCGCGCAGGAGGAGGCGCAGGCGCTGGAGTCCTCCGCGCGGGATGAGCGCAGGGGCCTGGAGCTCACCGTGGGTGTCGGCTTCCAGGTGGGCGCCGGCTACGTCTACCGGGAGGGTGCGGGGCTGGACCGGCAGGTCCGCGACCTGAAGCTCAGCGACGCGGCCAATGGTGGCATCGCCTTCCTGCTGGAGGCGGGCTACCGCGTCAACTCGCGCTGGTACGTGGGCGCGTTCGGCCAGTACTCGCACGTGCTGACGAAGACGAACCCGTACACGTGCCCGGAAGGCTACGACTGCTCCACGTCGCAAATCCGCTTCGGTCCTCACGTGCAGTATCACTTCGCGCCGGACGCCTCGTTCGACCCCTTCGTGGGGCTGGGCGTGGGCATGGTCCTGCTCAACAACAAGGTCTCCGGTCCCATCACCCAGCCCGCGCCCGGAACGGTGGAGATTGACAGCCAGTCGCGCGGCCCTGAATTCGTGAACCTGACCCTCGGCGGCAAGTGGCGGCTGTCGGATTCGCTGTCGTTCGGCCCGTACCTGACGGGCACGTATGCCCGCTACACCACGCGCAGCGGCACCTCGACGGTGAACATCCCCGCCGTCAATCTCACGCAGGAGACGCCGCTGGAGCAGGTGGGTGATGGCCCCTATGGCTTGCTCATGCTCGGGGTTCGTGGGACCTGGAACCTCTAA
- a CDS encoding LysR family transcriptional regulator — protein MNVTLEHARALDALARHGTFTAAAEALRKGHTAVMYALRTLEAQTELTLLDRRGYRTRLTPAGERILEHCRKLLAAERELEAACAEIRAGWEPALRIVFDGIFPAEPLLRVLKELRAEGASTRFHVSAEFLSGVEAAFVREEANLMVTLLPPTVPGLRTYRLPELKAILVAHRGHPLARRRGPLKDEDLAEHLVLTVRGSDPRLQLSTGELEARSTVHLNDFAAKKAAILEGLGFGWLPEYMATRELRRGELKALKLAGDATHAFRPQLHHHSGIPLGRAARRIVQALTETESTS, from the coding sequence ATGAACGTCACGTTGGAGCATGCCCGCGCCCTGGACGCCCTCGCCCGCCATGGCACCTTCACTGCCGCGGCGGAGGCCCTGCGAAAGGGACACACGGCGGTGATGTACGCGCTGCGCACGCTCGAGGCGCAGACGGAGCTGACGCTGCTCGACCGGCGCGGCTACCGCACCCGGCTGACGCCCGCCGGGGAACGGATTCTGGAGCACTGCCGCAAGCTGCTGGCCGCCGAGCGCGAGTTGGAGGCCGCGTGCGCGGAGATTCGCGCTGGCTGGGAGCCCGCGCTGCGCATCGTCTTCGACGGCATCTTCCCCGCCGAGCCCCTGCTGCGCGTGCTGAAGGAATTGCGCGCCGAGGGCGCCAGCACCCGCTTCCACGTCTCCGCGGAGTTCCTCTCCGGCGTGGAGGCGGCCTTCGTGCGCGAGGAGGCGAACCTGATGGTGACGCTGCTGCCGCCCACCGTGCCGGGCCTGCGCACGTACCGCCTGCCGGAGCTCAAGGCCATCCTGGTGGCCCACCGGGGCCATCCCCTGGCCCGGCGGCGGGGACCGTTGAAGGACGAGGATCTGGCCGAGCACCTGGTGCTCACGGTGCGCGGCTCGGACCCTCGGCTCCAGCTCAGCACCGGCGAGCTGGAGGCACGCTCCACGGTGCATCTCAATGACTTCGCGGCGAAGAAGGCGGCCATCCTGGAGGGGCTGGGCTTCGGGTGGCTGCCCGAATACATGGCCACCCGCGAGCTGCGCCGGGGCGAGCTGAAGGCCCTGAAGCTGGCGGGTGACGCCACCCACGCATTCCGCCCCCAGCTCCACCACCACTCGGGCATCCCCCTGGGGCGGGCCGCCCGCCGAATCGTGCAAGCGCTCACGGAGACGGAATCCACCTCTTGA
- a CDS encoding SBBP repeat-containing protein, whose translation MVRRWQRWSACGVLGGWALLSLPGASIAKAPPLQQVTSWVHQSGGPQDELAQAVTTSGDAVYTAGYTSGQLGAEPSAGGQDAYVSKYDASGALLWTRQLGTSANDRALAVSADESGNVYVAGYTWGSFSFYENAGGTDLFVAKYDAKGAFQWVRQFGTATDDYATGIAATRLASHDVVFVSGYSLGRFDGSAPQGNYDVVVAKFDTGGNPYWLRQFGSARSDVALGVAVSPNEDVYVTGYTYGSFDGVTNPGNTVDLFLAKYSVLGEPQWIRQLGSSHDEFGTGVAVADDGGVYVSGYTSGALEGSTRLGSYDAVLVKYDTQGNWHWTRQIGTATTDYAQSVAVGKEGRVYLAGFTSGAMGGEPLLGSTDMFLATYDSRGTWLDFRQVGSTSADRGQGVATAEDGSVYLVGYTLGQTSSFPSAGGYDAVLYRFLDGAALPDEPGPWGPRGDSKGL comes from the coding sequence ATGGTTCGTCGTTGGCAGCGGTGGAGCGCGTGCGGAGTCCTGGGTGGATGGGCGCTGCTGAGTCTTCCCGGGGCCTCAATCGCGAAGGCGCCTCCGTTGCAGCAGGTCACCAGTTGGGTGCACCAGTCCGGCGGCCCGCAGGACGAACTGGCACAGGCCGTCACCACCTCCGGCGACGCCGTCTATACGGCGGGCTACACCAGTGGGCAGCTCGGCGCGGAGCCCTCGGCGGGGGGACAGGACGCCTACGTTTCGAAGTACGACGCCTCGGGCGCGCTGCTGTGGACGCGGCAACTGGGAACATCCGCGAATGACCGTGCGCTCGCGGTGTCCGCGGATGAATCCGGCAACGTCTACGTCGCGGGCTACACGTGGGGCAGCTTCAGCTTCTACGAGAACGCCGGCGGCACGGACTTGTTCGTGGCGAAGTACGACGCGAAGGGGGCCTTCCAGTGGGTCCGGCAGTTCGGCACCGCCACGGATGACTACGCCACGGGCATCGCCGCCACGCGGCTGGCGTCGCATGACGTGGTCTTCGTCAGTGGCTACTCACTGGGGCGCTTCGATGGCTCGGCGCCGCAAGGCAACTACGACGTGGTGGTGGCCAAGTTCGACACGGGCGGCAATCCCTACTGGCTGCGCCAGTTCGGCTCCGCGCGCAGTGACGTGGCGCTGGGCGTGGCCGTGAGCCCCAACGAGGACGTCTATGTCACGGGCTACACCTACGGCAGCTTCGACGGCGTGACGAACCCGGGCAACACGGTGGACCTGTTCCTGGCGAAGTACAGCGTCCTGGGCGAGCCGCAGTGGATTCGCCAGCTCGGCTCCTCGCATGACGAGTTCGGCACCGGCGTCGCGGTGGCGGACGACGGCGGCGTCTACGTGTCGGGCTACACGTCGGGCGCGCTGGAGGGGAGCACCCGCCTGGGCTCCTATGACGCCGTGCTGGTGAAGTACGACACCCAAGGCAACTGGCATTGGACGCGGCAGATTGGCACGGCGACCACCGACTACGCGCAGTCCGTGGCGGTGGGCAAGGAGGGCCGTGTCTACCTGGCGGGATTCACCTCCGGCGCCATGGGCGGCGAACCGTTGCTCGGGAGCACCGACATGTTCCTGGCCACCTACGACAGCCGCGGCACGTGGCTGGATTTCCGGCAGGTGGGCTCCACGTCGGCGGACCGTGGCCAGGGCGTGGCCACCGCGGAGGACGGCTCCGTCTATCTGGTGGGCTACACCTTGGGGCAGACGTCCAGCTT
- a CDS encoding nSTAND1 domain-containing NTPase, with protein MKGSDLREGVVRVLSRDRQRVLGTGFLVTERLVVTCWHVLDTLSDSERDAICLEVLQSHEKATARLRLDASSPTEVADLAVLTLTRPLRGPSTPLPLGSAERSADHRFATFGFPRGFDDTGTWARGTIGYATGDGDFRKLLLHGSDIREGFSGAPLFDEQTRRVVGVVRFKAVASEAREAYATPTEQLLARCPELRASEDCPYRDLASFRESDARFWKGRGRVLDEQLLPLLARLPRFVEVSGPSGSGKSSLLHAGLIPALRDGTFIPGSQHWDVRALRPGLEPFAALDGAGLPAGEGLVARVQAWRAANPEPGKRLVLVIDSLEDVLLRGSSAELAQQQRFLQQLSALADESLPVTCVVALREGFDAVLSERAPRLRTLLGEHRVQVPSVLTPSELRDIIAGPAREVGLRFDPPEVVDSIALAAQEEFRAESGAGARVTVLPLLEVALTQLWQASRDGAMTLEAFNASAGLLGSLARWADSVYEPLKPSERLLANRLLLELVQLGEADSGLEDKGRRVPLEVLRGRLGEQAEVDAVLQVLVNGRLLVTAQDGHRQRETVELIHDALLTHWQRFVKLRTEDRAFRRWHEAVQADAERWWEAERAQQRQEAEHRLLRGEALTRAQAMVTLHPYQTSALAQRYVLRGQEAERSRYGRARRNLWLALGASVSALVGVSGFYLRAVDSEKQAVAAKNAAEIAVTAEAATSKQLSLQLRISQADSVVSLSRSPGREVEALTQAIQLAGSPPTGADAAQDEVTQALTEAIAAFLYSAPLSTELEARTVGAFSPDSRHLLTRGVVLTPSMRFVSRLWDVRTASLLREFESVDLCPKGALVECTDALYADISGEDTHAFGFSPGDGTLWLGGRRGTLFRWSHQGAVPSIPDAHQDRITAISFSDSGDRVLSASRDRTVKLWDANTGRTLRELTFQEPCTQAVLSGDSRYAWVGGEELTCLYDLTSDARLIRCITTHDPGPSVAFSPSSRLAVLGDRRGEVSLRLLELPSGQDLHRPLTKLEGHALMPSFEDECSLSAFDDTFSSALTVRFCDSGPGNATGSAASPRMRTRWRPIPLHGRLFENGRRAVDFAENPVGAHPFIRVPQATLRWMFRQGPLESRAERALVAPDGRTLLAQAEPGLTRKTIDISTWNEYVPGGFAVSKDLRWMVVREPQSGQLSLVDRESSSQTALGACDVEGVYPPLEGAFSHDGQFLAVRCGVNVRFWDVAQANRGPRTQPPPIEAGINLTSLPAHWRWRHVTPTEDHATESFLASPRTRAHLQRTEVPGDGACQTQRTFSQSALVEFAPSGRYFAIGDERSVYLGSARDCRLTREAPLAASAITSQGASFSPDGERFVTISNVPESSAIWESATGTKLAPLPTSLGAVVMAFSPDSKYFAVANHPDVYWMGQAYLLDATNGEKKPLAAIDGKVKALSFSPDTSRLVAVTDDAIHLFDPNSGALVRRIDVSTDIHVKVRHAQARFGVSDTSGKLHFWRTSDGRHVAELHQGYRSGLEMEPDEEGTRIATFDSDGAYVFSLRPDDLLRQACALMRGRREYAPVQSICDTFLLPAVPLADLQTP; from the coding sequence ATGAAAGGCAGTGACCTCCGGGAAGGCGTCGTTCGCGTGTTGAGCCGGGATCGGCAGCGCGTCCTCGGGACAGGGTTCCTCGTCACGGAGCGCCTGGTGGTGACGTGCTGGCACGTGCTCGACACGCTCAGCGACAGCGAGCGCGACGCCATCTGCCTGGAGGTGCTGCAAAGCCACGAGAAGGCCACGGCGCGGCTGCGGCTCGATGCATCGAGCCCCACGGAGGTGGCGGACCTCGCGGTGCTGACGCTGACGCGCCCGCTCCGAGGGCCGTCCACGCCGCTGCCCCTGGGCAGTGCGGAGCGGAGCGCGGACCACCGCTTCGCCACGTTCGGATTTCCACGGGGCTTCGATGACACGGGCACGTGGGCCCGCGGCACCATCGGCTACGCGACGGGGGACGGCGACTTTCGCAAGCTGCTGCTGCACGGCTCGGATATCCGGGAGGGCTTCAGCGGCGCGCCCCTCTTCGATGAGCAGACGCGGCGCGTGGTGGGGGTGGTGCGCTTCAAGGCCGTGGCCTCGGAGGCGCGGGAGGCGTACGCGACGCCCACGGAGCAGCTGCTCGCGCGCTGTCCGGAGCTGCGTGCTTCGGAGGACTGCCCCTACCGGGACCTGGCGTCGTTCCGTGAATCGGACGCGCGGTTCTGGAAGGGACGCGGGCGGGTGCTGGACGAACAATTGCTGCCGCTGCTCGCGAGGCTGCCCCGATTCGTGGAGGTCTCTGGCCCTTCGGGCAGTGGCAAGTCGTCGCTGCTCCACGCGGGGCTGATTCCCGCGCTGCGGGACGGAACGTTCATTCCGGGCAGCCAGCACTGGGACGTCCGGGCCCTGCGCCCGGGGCTGGAGCCATTCGCCGCGCTGGATGGCGCGGGCCTGCCCGCTGGAGAGGGGTTGGTCGCGCGCGTCCAGGCGTGGCGGGCCGCGAATCCGGAGCCAGGGAAGCGGCTGGTGCTGGTCATCGACTCGTTGGAGGACGTGCTCCTTCGCGGAAGCAGCGCGGAGCTGGCGCAACAGCAACGATTCCTCCAGCAGCTCTCCGCGCTCGCGGATGAGTCTCTGCCAGTGACGTGCGTGGTGGCGCTGCGCGAGGGCTTCGACGCGGTGCTGTCCGAGCGCGCGCCGAGGCTGCGCACCTTGCTCGGTGAGCACCGGGTGCAGGTGCCATCGGTGCTGACGCCCTCGGAGCTGCGGGACATCATCGCCGGCCCGGCCCGGGAGGTGGGCCTGCGCTTCGACCCACCCGAGGTGGTGGACTCCATCGCCCTCGCCGCGCAGGAGGAGTTCCGCGCGGAGTCCGGCGCGGGCGCTCGCGTCACCGTGCTTCCGTTGCTGGAGGTCGCGCTGACGCAGTTGTGGCAGGCGTCGCGGGATGGCGCGATGACCTTGGAGGCATTCAACGCCAGCGCGGGGCTGCTCGGTTCGCTGGCACGCTGGGCGGACAGTGTCTACGAACCGCTGAAGCCCTCGGAACGCCTGCTGGCGAACCGGCTGCTGCTGGAGCTGGTGCAGTTGGGTGAGGCGGACAGCGGACTGGAGGACAAGGGGCGCCGAGTACCGCTGGAGGTGCTGCGCGGGCGCCTGGGTGAGCAGGCCGAGGTGGACGCGGTGCTCCAGGTGCTCGTCAACGGACGGCTCCTGGTGACGGCCCAGGACGGGCACCGGCAACGGGAGACGGTGGAGCTGATTCACGACGCGCTCCTCACGCACTGGCAGCGCTTCGTGAAGCTGCGCACCGAGGACCGGGCCTTCCGCCGCTGGCACGAAGCCGTGCAGGCCGACGCGGAGCGCTGGTGGGAAGCGGAGCGCGCTCAGCAGCGCCAGGAGGCCGAGCACCGTCTGCTGCGAGGCGAGGCGCTCACCCGCGCGCAGGCGATGGTCACGCTCCATCCGTACCAAACGAGCGCGCTGGCCCAACGGTACGTCCTACGGGGCCAAGAAGCGGAGCGGAGCCGGTACGGGCGGGCACGGCGAAACCTGTGGCTCGCCCTGGGTGCATCCGTCAGCGCGCTGGTGGGCGTGAGCGGGTTCTACCTCCGGGCGGTGGATTCCGAGAAGCAGGCCGTGGCCGCGAAGAATGCGGCGGAAATTGCCGTGACCGCCGAGGCCGCGACCTCGAAACAGCTCTCCCTGCAGTTGCGCATCTCCCAAGCCGATTCCGTGGTGAGCCTGTCGCGCAGCCCTGGCCGCGAGGTGGAGGCACTCACGCAGGCCATCCAACTCGCGGGAAGCCCGCCGACAGGCGCGGACGCAGCCCAGGACGAAGTGACCCAAGCGCTGACCGAGGCCATCGCCGCGTTCCTCTACTCGGCCCCCCTGTCCACGGAGCTCGAGGCGCGCACCGTCGGCGCGTTCTCTCCAGACTCACGTCATCTCCTCACACGAGGCGTCGTGCTGACTCCGTCCATGCGGTTCGTCAGCCGGCTCTGGGACGTCCGCACCGCCAGCCTGCTGCGCGAGTTCGAGTCCGTCGACCTGTGCCCGAAAGGCGCGCTCGTGGAATGCACGGACGCGCTGTACGCCGACATTTCAGGGGAGGACACCCACGCCTTTGGCTTCTCGCCTGGAGATGGAACGCTTTGGCTGGGAGGGCGCCGAGGCACCCTGTTCAGGTGGAGCCACCAGGGCGCTGTGCCCTCCATTCCGGATGCCCACCAGGACAGGATTACAGCCATTTCGTTCTCGGACAGCGGCGACCGCGTGCTGTCCGCCAGTCGCGACCGCACGGTGAAGCTCTGGGATGCGAACACCGGACGGACATTGCGCGAGCTGACCTTCCAGGAGCCCTGCACCCAGGCAGTGCTGTCGGGCGACTCGCGTTACGCATGGGTGGGCGGTGAAGAACTGACGTGCCTCTACGACCTGACCTCCGATGCGCGCCTCATCCGGTGCATCACGACGCATGACCCGGGCCCCTCGGTCGCCTTCTCCCCTTCGAGCAGGCTTGCCGTGCTCGGCGACCGGCGCGGCGAGGTCAGCCTCCGTCTGCTGGAGCTGCCCTCTGGCCAGGACCTTCATCGCCCGCTCACGAAACTCGAAGGGCACGCGCTCATGCCGTCCTTCGAAGACGAATGCAGCCTCTCGGCCTTCGACGACACCTTCTCCTCGGCGCTCACCGTGCGCTTCTGTGACAGTGGGCCTGGCAACGCCACCGGAAGCGCGGCATCCCCGCGGATGCGAACACGCTGGAGGCCCATTCCCCTCCATGGACGCCTCTTCGAGAACGGGCGGCGCGCCGTCGATTTCGCCGAAAATCCCGTGGGCGCCCATCCCTTCATCCGGGTTCCCCAGGCAACCCTGCGCTGGATGTTTCGCCAGGGGCCTTTGGAGTCCCGGGCGGAGCGGGCCCTGGTCGCGCCGGATGGACGCACGCTCCTCGCCCAGGCCGAACCCGGCCTCACGCGGAAGACCATCGATATCTCCACCTGGAACGAGTACGTGCCGGGCGGCTTCGCCGTGTCCAAGGACCTGCGTTGGATGGTGGTGAGGGAGCCGCAAAGCGGCCAGCTCTCACTCGTCGACAGGGAGAGCTCGAGCCAGACAGCACTGGGCGCGTGTGACGTCGAAGGCGTGTATCCGCCCCTGGAGGGCGCCTTCTCTCACGACGGCCAGTTCCTCGCCGTCCGCTGCGGCGTGAACGTCCGGTTCTGGGACGTGGCGCAGGCGAATCGTGGACCGCGCACACAGCCGCCGCCCATCGAAGCAGGAATCAACCTGACCTCCCTCCCCGCGCACTGGCGATGGCGGCACGTCACCCCCACGGAGGACCACGCCACCGAGAGCTTCCTGGCGTCGCCTCGCACCCGTGCGCACCTCCAGCGGACCGAGGTGCCTGGCGATGGCGCATGTCAGACGCAGAGGACGTTCTCCCAGAGCGCCCTCGTCGAGTTCGCCCCCAGCGGCAGATACTTCGCGATTGGGGACGAACGCTCCGTCTACCTGGGCTCCGCCCGAGACTGCCGGCTGACGCGGGAAGCACCTCTGGCCGCCTCTGCGATAACATCCCAGGGCGCCTCGTTTTCACCGGACGGCGAGCGTTTCGTCACCATCTCCAACGTGCCCGAGTCCTCCGCGATCTGGGAAAGCGCCACGGGGACGAAGCTGGCGCCACTGCCCACGAGCCTGGGAGCCGTCGTCATGGCGTTCTCACCGGACTCCAAGTACTTCGCGGTCGCCAACCATCCCGACGTCTACTGGATGGGACAGGCCTACCTCCTCGACGCCACCAACGGCGAGAAGAAGCCCCTGGCGGCCATCGACGGGAAGGTCAAGGCGCTCTCCTTCTCTCCTGATACGTCGCGGCTCGTCGCGGTGACAGACGATGCCATCCACCTCTTCGACCCGAACTCAGGCGCGCTCGTGCGCAGAATCGACGTGAGCACGGATATCCACGTGAAGGTCCGCCATGCACAAGCGCGCTTCGGTGTCTCGGACACGTCGGGCAAGCTCCACTTCTGGCGAACCTCCGATGGCCGGCACGTGGCCGAGCTGCACCAGGGCTACCGCTCCGGCCTGGAGATGGAGCCCGATGAGGAGGGCACGCGCATCGCCACCTTCGACTCGGACGGAGCCTATGTCTTCTCGCTCCGGCCGGACGACCTGCTGCGACAGGCCTGCGCGCTCATGCGCGGACGGCGCGAGTACGCACCGGTCCAGTCCATCTGCGACACCTTCCTTCTCCCAGCGGTCCCCCTGGCGGACCTGCAGACGCCGTGA
- a CDS encoding trypsin-like serine peptidase — protein sequence MSATQQGREPLHRALRTLRDLSKVREALHPEGVEALVATHFPPSWRVPTSVVGKVTADALRDELRDLLATGAQVLARLEHSREDTPLSETEQTALETVVAFFGRPALAIRNGSFGAPPVGWEMLEQHREHIERTIDATGRIELAGSGMLGTGFLVTDELVMTNRHVAQHFCRRATDKWVLRLGVVPRVDWLGEHQRDAQATFPIQGVAAVHAVHDLALLRLGAPKGAVLRPAPLRLATQAPDATDSRALYCVGYPMKDHSRTPPEVLLRIFEDAFGVKRLQPGELLSLDPARQQLSHDCSTLGGSSGSPIVELETHAVLGLHFGGTRQENHAVALWQLADDPLLSRAGVRFTTP from the coding sequence ATGAGCGCCACCCAGCAAGGCCGTGAGCCGTTGCACCGGGCACTCCGCACCCTCCGCGACCTGTCGAAGGTCCGCGAGGCGCTGCACCCTGAGGGCGTGGAGGCGCTCGTCGCCACGCACTTTCCCCCCTCCTGGCGCGTGCCCACCTCCGTCGTCGGCAAGGTGACTGCCGACGCCCTGCGCGACGAACTCCGTGACTTGCTGGCGACGGGCGCGCAGGTCCTCGCGCGGCTGGAGCATTCGAGGGAGGACACGCCCCTCTCCGAAACCGAGCAGACGGCGCTGGAAACAGTCGTCGCCTTCTTCGGACGCCCTGCCCTCGCCATCCGGAACGGCAGCTTCGGTGCGCCGCCCGTGGGGTGGGAGATGTTGGAGCAACACCGCGAGCACATCGAGCGAACCATCGACGCCACCGGGCGCATCGAGCTGGCCGGAAGCGGCATGCTCGGCACGGGCTTCCTGGTGACCGATGAGCTGGTGATGACCAACCGTCACGTCGCGCAGCACTTCTGCCGGCGGGCGACGGACAAGTGGGTGCTGCGGCTCGGCGTGGTGCCTCGGGTGGACTGGCTGGGGGAGCATCAGCGCGATGCCCAGGCCACCTTCCCCATCCAAGGCGTCGCGGCGGTTCACGCCGTGCATGACCTGGCGCTGCTGCGACTGGGGGCTCCCAAGGGGGCGGTGCTGCGTCCCGCCCCGCTGCGGCTCGCCACCCAAGCACCGGACGCGACAGACTCCCGCGCCTTGTACTGCGTGGGCTACCCGATGAAGGACCACAGCCGGACGCCGCCCGAGGTGCTGCTGCGCATCTTCGAGGACGCCTTCGGCGTGAAGCGACTCCAGCCAGGAGAGCTGCTCTCGCTCGACCCGGCCCGGCAGCAGCTCTCCCATGACTGCTCCACGTTGGGAGGCAGCTCCGGCTCGCCCATCGTCGAGTTGGAGACGCACGCAGTGCTCGGCCTGCACTTCGGTGGCACCCGGCAGGAGAACCACGCCGTCGCGCTGTGGCAACTGGCGGACGACCCGCTGCTGAGCCGCGCGGGCGTCCGCTTCACCACGCCGTGA